The genomic stretch gcaagtgCATTCCAAGGCGTGCACCCAGCGAGTGCCCCCAGCCCAGGCCAGTCCTGCAGGCGGGCAAGGTCCTCGTGCCTCCGCAGTATCTTGGGGTGGCAATGTGTGCTGCCATCAAGAAAAGCATGTCTGTAACATGCAAGAGCcacttgcttttcaaagcaaTGCAATATGTgtttggtaagaaaaaaaaaaagtatatttgaaTACTGAAGGCTGGATGCAAAGATGCTTTGGCACAGGTTCAGCAAACCCATTTAGGCCACTATTATCTCTTTAGGCGTCTGCTTTCCCACTGAAGTCACGGGGAAGTCAGGAGCCTGAGTCCTTTGGTGAACCTGAGACTTGCGTTGATTCCTGCCCTCTTAGCAAATTgtgctggagggaagaagggTGCTGACTTCAGTGAGTTGGTGTTTCTGAAACGTAATCCCGTGCTGGTTTAACTCattggagtatttttttttttttttgaaggaggaggtctttttttttaaggagggttttttgtttgttgttttttttttaaacccagacTTCCAGAGGTTCTCAAGTGTAGCTGATGTGCACTCTTCTGGTGATTACAACAACCTCAAATCACTGGGGCATGGGGGACCAGCTACACGCTGCTGTGCTGAtcagagaagggaggaggaagggtgatGGGTGTTATCGTAGCCTCCTGCCACCCAAAAGTCCCctcctgcagggaaggtgcTGTGGTTGTAGGTCTGCCTGCTAGCCTGCAAGTAGGGTTGTTGCAAGGAGCTGGCTGCAGGGTCAGCCAGGCATTTAGAGGCATTTACCTGCCAGTACTGGGCATTGAGGGGGAGTaaagaagacagcaaaacagaCCCCTTCCTTTGGTCTTGTCATCTCATcctgtgaaaaacaaagctgcCTTCTCTGAAAGGCCTAGGCTGCTTCTGCAAATCGGTGCTATTGATAAATTGGCCATCAATTTGGTGCCTAGCTCCAGGCCTACTCTTGCATCCTTATTCACTTTacaacaatttttaattttctaaagcaCTGATGGATTTAGCTATTAACACTTGACTTAGAGGCTTAAAACTCTTTGGATGTCAGCTGTGCAGACACATGACTTATGAAATAAGCTACTGTACTTGCATAAACATTTCGACTCCCCCAGTCCCCGAGGCCAGTGCAGCACATTGATAATACAGATTATGCATCTGACTAATACCTGTGTGGCAAATACGCAGACTGGCAAGGAAACACTGAACGCAAGGCCTAGGGAAACACCTCTCTGCTTTCTGGCAGCCACGTTTGATCCTATTTTATGCCAGTAATTTTTAAGCAGTTTAAGCTGCTGAGAACAGAGTGGTGCATTTTGCTCAGCGGTGTAGGCTGGCCCCTGTGCCAGCATGGGCACAGGAGTGGCATGGGCTCCTGCACTCAGTGCAGCAATTactgccttcattttctttttcctttttaaggagAAATCATCTTTGGAAAGAAGGAATCAGGATAGGGAGCAAATGCACGTGATTTAAGTTTTAGAAACcactgatgttttttcttttttgaaacaaTCCCTAAAGAGGTGCTAAGCTTTGCCATTACGTTACAACTCTTAAATAGCAAGAGCAGCTCTCACAGCACAGTGCCAAGGGTCAGCAGTGTTTCCCTCGGGGACgaaggggctgcagagggaTGCTGTCATCCCCGAGAAGCCATCCGGCTCCTTTGGTTTGTACCGCACCAGGGAAAGATGTCTCGGACTGGTACCAAAATCCAAGACAAAGGCCGGGGAGGTTCGCGGGTGCATTTGGGTGAGGGTGAAGCGGGGAGCAGCACAACGCTTGACCCGCGGCGATGCCGCACCGTGCCGCGGCACCGCGAGCACCGTCGTGTCTGCAAGCAGCAGGGCCGATCGCCTCGGTGCCATCTGCGCCCGCAGAGCAGACAAACCCCCAGAGGGTTTGCAGGAGGGGTTTTGCTCAGGTCTTCGTTTTTGTTGGGCTGGGCTGTGTGCTTTGGTTTCGAGCTGTGTTCAGATGGGAAGGTGTTTCCTGAGGAGGTCTCCCAgcccctgtccctgctgcacCCATTCCTGCTGCTGAGGTGCCCCGTAAGCTCCAGGCTGGAGTTCAGCCTCCCAGAAGCATTTCCAAATATAAACCATTTTAAATGTACTGCAGCCCTCAAAAGAACAGAGTCTGTAGTTAACTGAACTTTCCCTCGCATGCGGCTGCTTGATGCTGGTGTGCATGGGGGGTGGCgagcggaggggagggggctgcttGCTGCAGATGGCCAAGAGGGgtcaatttgatttttaatggttgtcattttttaaatctggttAACTTCCCTGTAgtgttttaggggtttttttgttgttgttggggttttttttatttgtttttttttttgtttgttctttaataAATGGAAGGGAGGGCATTTCCTCCGTGTTTGCAGAGCTGGAAAGCAGTTAATCCTTGCCCTTGGTTTCTGTGCCATTGCTGCCTGCGCTGGCATGGAGGGTTCCCTGCACTGCAGTCACATGCCTGCTGGCCGCCGGCCAGGGCAATCTGATCTCTCTCTGAGGAAACACTATCAGTTGCAGATGCAGCCAGGGTTACCAGAATAGTAAATAACGAATCACAAGACTTGGTCTATCTTTTCAAcgaaaacaaatattttaatatgttgGGTTTAGTGTAGAAgtagtttcttttttcaaaacagcCAAGCTGCAAGAGGCTTGGCTTGGGTTAGTTTGCATATGAAGGAGAAATAAGCTGTATTTTACATTAAGTTGTTCCATTTATCTTCAGCTTCTAAGGTCAGCTGTGTCGGGGGGGTGCAAGTTTCAGTACTTGTTTTGAGCTTTGAAACTCATCAAGCTTTGAAGTCCCTGGACTTGGggtttctccctttctttggGCCTCTTTAACATCCACTCCAGTTAATGGGCTGTGAACAGAAAGCTTTCCCTTAACAATCCCACCTCCAGTCCTAACTTGCTATGGCCGAGGCATGAAATCCTGGTGCCCCAAGAGCACGGCGCTGCCGGAGACCCTCCGGTTACCCCCGTGATGTGGCCATGCCGGTGTGCCCCAGCTGCGTGTCCCACTCACATCTAACCTGGCAGGACTGTTGTGCCTGGGTCAGTAACCAGGCTGTGCTTTCCTCCCAAGagaggaacagcagcagagggTAAAGTAGAGCAGCTCTGAGGCTGCTCTAAACTGACCCAGCAAAGAGCCCCCTGGGTGCTGTGGGTCTGATAAGCTCAAAGGTTACTTGACTTTCCCCCTTTCCAGCCCATTGACTGTTTTCTGGCTTTCCTATCATGCTTGTGGCAGTGGAGTGTCTGAAAATCTAACCTTTGAGGAAGATGGGGTTGATTTTGACTATTGTGAACACACAGGATGGAATTTGTATGAAAACTGATAGAAAAAATAAGGCAGCAAATGCCACTGTCCCCCTCACCCCTTTCTTCCTGAGCAGTCCCAGTGACTTCAGCACAGTGCACGGTCACCTTTGCTGCCCTTTGCGGAGCTGCTCTGGGGGTCCCGTCACCGTacagctgctttcttctctgccGAATAGCCAGGGAATAACTCCTTCCTCCCCTGAGTGCCCCTCGTACCGGCGCTGctgtgtgctgctctgctgctgacgtGCCGGGCTCTTTAACTTTAAACACTAAACCATGGAAGatttggcagctgctgctcgAGTGTGTTTGCCTGCCTGACACGCACAgccattgcttttcttctggaagtGTCTATAAATTTTTAGACCAACATATCCGGAGAAGATCTTTATAAATCAAGGCTGGTACTAGGGATAATGGGATAATGTAAATCTTTGTCTTATAAAAGAAAAGTATCTCTTCCACAAAAAGTGGTGCTTTAGGTGGGGAGAAACCTGAATTGATCAGtcatttcctttgctgttttgttttttttcaggcataCATTTTTACTGTGATGAAAATACAGGTTCCCAACATAGGCATTGTACTTAAAACTATCATTTAGTTTAGAGTTTAGAGGAGTTTAACAGTAATCTGAGGGGTTTTAATCTGGTGTTTTAGTGCAGAGCCAAAGTTTTAATCATACATTTACTGACCTCTGTAGAGTCGAAGAGGATGTGGGTAGGTGCATAATCCTTGAAACCACGGGGTAACTTTGACTCTAATGTGCTATATTTAAAGCTAAAGAAGTAAGCTGGTCCCCTGCTTTACAAATCCACGCTTTCGTGGGTTTGGCCTGGAGATACaccaattttttaaagcaaggagGAAGTTAAGGTATTTTTATAAGTCGGATGCACCTAAACTTGCCCTAGTCATAAATCAAGCAGAACTATGGAGGatttacatgtttttaatgaaatggaGGGAAAACAGGGagataaaaacaacaacaaaaaatcattcatttcttcttcatttagAACAGGGCAGCTCTTGACTTTTGACAGGGAATGTTACTGTGTTTGGGATCACTTTAGGCAGATGCACGAAGAACCTGTGAGGCTTAACTCTCCCAGGTGGAAGGGTGCGTTCATGTTATTTAATGAACAACACGGTTTGGATGATGGTTGATGAGAggaattttgtttctgataGAAATGACAGCTGGAACTAAATGTTGCAGTAAATTCTTTGAGTTGGGAtctctgcctttcatttttttttgtttagtcttctggattttgttttgttttctagaacGACTATTTGCAATCTCTACACGATGCCACGGATTGGGGAGCCTGTCTGGCTTACTATGATGTCAGGAACACCAGAAAAGAACCAACTTTGCCATCGCTTCATGAAGGAATTCACATTCTTGATGGAAAATGCTTCTAAAAACCAGTATGGTGGATTAtagtttttaaattacatatttgttatgcctttttatttcaaaccaATTTTTGAATCAGTTTTCAAATCCTGGTAATTGAAGAATCAAAAGGCCACCCATAAATACCttctttttaaaccaaaaaagaaacaggaaagtaTCTTATTAAATGCCTGCTTCCCGACAACCCTCTAAATCTTGGTAGAGGCTAAACATTTGAAACATGTCCATAGGAAGCGCGTGATGGGTGTGTATGTCTGGAAGGGGGTGAACATACCTTATGAAATGCATTAATCTACCTTTCAAAATCAGTTATCATATGATGAGCAAGGTTAGACATTCAGTAAGAGCCATGTCTGTAGTACTGTCTGACCGCAAATTGCTCTTAAACCTGACTTCTGTAAAATGCCACTAAAGAAATTGTGTGCTTCATTAGTACTCACCTTTCTGCCCTCAGGACAAAGCCGTGAGCGGTTGTTAAAAATTGAGAAAGAGAATGTTCTTGATAAAGTCAGGAGAATCTGATAAATTTACTCTTTTGTCAACACTTCATCCTCTTTCCCCAGGGCATGAATAGGGGAAGTTTTTAAAGCGTTTGGCTCCACCGAAGTCCTAAAACGAGCACAAACATGTGAAGTTTGAGTGGGAATAGCACTGAAAGACCAGCTGTTAGCTCCGGGGAAACTGCTCTCtgcagggtggggaaggggctgctgcTTACCATCTTCCAGCTTTGCCACCAACTTTGtcatcttttctctcccccagaTGGGAGGGTGACAATTAGCGGTCAGCATGGTCCACCTTCTCCTGCCTCAGTGCAACGGGAGAAACCGTAGGGAGTTTTGAGGTgttcaaatgtgttttcttaaaatcagtTCTTGCTGCAGTGGAAGCTTTTTCCTGGGATTAGCCCCTCTGGTCCCTGCCATTCTGAGCCCTGTACATCTTGGTTACACTTAAATGGtcatttgtttgggtttgtttgcttgctttattttaaatatagtaaGATTTACAGTGAtggaagcaagaggaaaatcAAGCCCCATATCCTTTTCAGTCTAGTTTTAaatctcctttcctccttctgctATCTCCAGTGAGGAAACGGCTAAATTTAAGCTGTAGGGTTCCTGATGCTTGTAAACTATTCAAACAGCATTATTTTGAGGCTCGGTGGTGTTTGACTGTTTTCCTCCCCGGGCACCTGAGCCGCTGTGGCGGCCGCCAGCACCATCTGTCGGCATGTGGGAGGCTCTTTGGCTGCGCTTCTGCACACTCCTGCCAGGAGAGGGGACTGGGAAGGAAAGTCTTCCTTCCCAGAGCAGAAACCATGCTCTATCGTTACAATAAATCAGGtagttaatatttttcagaaaggttttTCACCTTACTTGTTTTGCCAATGTAAGGACACAGCCTTTCTGGCTGAGCTACAGAACTTtggggggttttatttttgaaaaggagCAGCCGTATGTGCTGAAATTGCACAAGTTAGATGAAAGACTACAGCACCTAGCTATTTTACAGCTTTGATAGCAATAGCCTTCCTTCTCATCAATAGTCACAAATCTTAAGGGTTTGGGATCTCCCTGGAGAACAGAGGCCATGCAGTGCGACTGTTTTCTTACTGGGAACAAAGTTGTTTTTGAGATGTTTTACAACATAAAGCTTGCAAAATAGGAAGTCTCATAATTATTGCCAAACAGAGGAAATGAGATGCcacaactttaaaatacttaattttgctttaaatgtgtGTTCTAAAAAAGAGCTTtgcaggggtgggagggaggataCAGCCgtcccttctctccccaaagAACCAAGACTGAAGGGATGATCTCTGCTGATTTTTATTAGGTTGTTTCTGCAATCCTTGATCCATGTAGACTGTAGAACTGCTGTTAGTTTAACATCCTGAGTGtgtacctggaaaaaaaatgatgttgaacattttgctttcaggtTTTTACCAGCTTTACTGACTGCAGTCCTGACTAACCACTTGGCCTGGGTCCCTACCGTCATGCCGAATGGCCAGCCGCCTATAAGAATCTTCCTAGAAAAACATTCTTCCCAGAGCGTGGACATGCTGGCCAAAACTCATCCATACAACCCGCTGTGGGCTCAGCTCGGTATGTGGCAAACGTCTCTAAACCACCCAACAGCTTTACATCAATGGATATGTGTGCGGTGGTTTTCATGGATGCTTGTTGCTTCCCCACcaagctggatttttttttttttttttaattcaaaacaagGCAAAAGTGTGTATTTCAAGCTTAGAGGTggtcactgtatttttttaatatgtgctGTAATTATCAATTATAAAATGGCAGCCAAAAAGTAAAGCCCTCTTTAGTCATCTATGGCAGGTCTCTTAAGGTCACTTGCCTAGGTGATGATGGAGGATTCCAGTCCTCCTCTGGTCCTCCCTCTATAAGGAAAaccaatttatatttttttggaaTGCTGCTATCAATAAGCCCAGTTCTGGAAAGAGCAAATCAAGGAAATCCATCTTTTGATAAGAAATGAACATACTCTCAATACAACAGGCAAAGGAGCAACACAGTACAGGGAATTATGTCTTGGCAACCCCCTGGGTAAGGTCTCAAAGCCTAGTCGATTGAGTAGCTAGTCATACTGTCTTCTAATTGCTGAGTAGAGGAGAGGAGATGAGCTTCCTATTCTCTAGTCAGATTGTCCTGCTTTGCACACAAACTCTCACGGAAGTTGgtcagggaagggaaaggaaggtttTGTGAGGTTGCCCTATTCTGGCAGGATATGAATACAGGCAGGAATGGCCAGGGAGTTGGCAAGAAGACTTGATTTCAGAGCTCATGGGTCTCAAGGGATCTGCTGTGGTTAGGTTGGCCTTTGAGGCCTCTTGGGTCCCTTGTTCCCCCATCGCTACATTCATGCAGTGCCCTAATACCTCCAGAACAGCACATGTGCAGGCGCTTCCCCAGGTGAATATGAAGTACAGTCAAAACAACCCATCCAACCCATAGTAGAGCtcaaggggagggaagagaaggttGGCTTCAGCTATGCACCCACCACTGTCACTTTTTTCCCTCGTTCCTAGCATAGGTTTGTTTCTCCTTGCAGCTTTGTCTTGGTGGGTAAAAGTTCAGCCCAGTTTCCAGACTATCCAGGGTAATTCAGAGCAGATGCCTCCTCTCTCCCATGGCTATATAAGGAACCCAGGAGATGAGCCTCCAAAGCTAGGCAATGAAGTTAGGTGGTGCGAATACTCCCTAATACATGAGATCAGATGTCTCCCTGACCAGCGTGTCACCTTACCAACAGCCATGATACCAACAGCATCTTTGGGATTCTctgtattgaaaacaaaatcctaGCATAGCTGTCCTCACTCTTCTGCtttagtatttttctgttgtagACCTGGCCTTTGAAAACTGGCCACAACAATTGTCTGTtagaataataatttattttaaagatgcaaaataattgtctgttttatttcctattctAGGTGACCTCTATGGGGCTATTGGATCACCTGTGAGATTAGCGAAAACAGTTGTGGTTGGCAAAAGGCATGACCTGGTACAAAGATTGCTTTATTTCCTTACTTACTTCATCAGATGCTCTGAACTTCAAGAGACGCATCTTTTAGAAAATGGGGAAGATGAAGCCATTGTCATGCCTGGAACTGTTATAACTACCACgctggagaaaggagaagtagAAGAATCTGAGTATGTGCTTGTCACAATGCACAAGAACAGGGGCAACTTGCTGCCGACGGAATCTGAAGAAATGAGAACCCCTAACTGTAACTGTAAATATTGCAAATGTCCGATTTCCCTTGCACAAAACATAGAAGGTGTTTCACAGCAAGAGAGAGAAGATGCACAAAACACTCCTAAGGTAGAGCTGGAATCCTCTTCAGATGAGAACAGAACTATTGTTCCTGACGATTGCCAGGAAGATGTTGTTGATGCTAAGCAACCGAGACCCTGCCTGGACACAAAACTGGAGACCGTGGTGTGCACAGGGTCAGCTTCACCAGAAAAACGTGTAGTGACAGAATCTGGTTTGGAGCCAACAGGAAACATGTGGAGGAGTGAAGAGTCGCTGGAATCGGGCAACCAGGCGGTCAGTGTAACAAGGTCACCCGGTATAGCTGTGGAAAAGAAGCCGCCAGATAAGCTCTTCTGTGATGCGTTTCCTTGCAGTGCTGCCGAAGCTCAGACAAAGGTGACTTTCCTCATCGGAGATTCCATGTCACCCGATTCAGACATCGAACTCAGAAGTCAGGCAGTAGTGGAACAAATTGCTAGGCATCACAGCCCACCAGCAACGGAggaaggagtgtctgctgaTCAGAACTGTGAAGCTAAACAAACTGTTGAGGACCAAAATAGAGACTGTGGGACAGCTGAACCCTTTCCTCAAGTTGCTAGTGAGCATCAGAGCTGGAATCCAAATCCATACAATGCTGAGAGCATGAGTCTGTTTGATGAATATTTTACTGATGACAGTTCAATTGAAACCCGGACTATTGATGATATTCCAGGGCAAGCAGCTACAGACCTTCTTGCTCACAACAGTAGTTTAGAGTTTTCTAAAAAGCTGTGTACAAAGACTAGCAAACCACCTAGCGAGTTTTGTAAATTTATGGACTCTGTTCGACAAGAGACCTACAAAAACTGCTTTAATGAGCAGGACCAAAGAGAGAAAATCTCTATTCGCGTCCCCCATGGGGACAGAGAAAATGTAGAGAAAAAAGTCGCCCCGGGAATTGATTGGGACATTCCAAGAAATGAGAGTTCAGATAGTGCCCTGGGTGACAGCGAAAGTGAGGATACAGGTCATGATCTAACTAGACCAAGCAGTAACTATTATGGAGCAGAGCAAGAAGATTGGGCAGAAGAATATGAGATTCCTTTTCCTGGGTAGGTATTATTCAGCAGTAATAGAGCCTAAAAAAGATAGAGCCTCTTCTCATGTCACGTTTGGAGAGTGTAGCCTAACTTGGCATCACTGGTTGGAAAAGTATCTCTTGAGCTTGCTGGTTGTAAAAGAATATAGAGAAATCAGcggtctggaaaaaaatattaattgtgCATTGCGATCGTCACTCATATCCTTTTCTTCCACAATGGGCTGACTGCAAAAGCTGACttaaactcttttttaaaagtacttgaAGTTAGAAGAGATACGATAAATGTGAAAGTGTGACCTCTGTGTGAGCTGAATTTGTTGTTTACTATTGTACATCTCTTTGATATGCCTTTCTTGCAGGTCAAAATTAGTTGAAGTGAACTCTGTCCAGCCCAGTATTGCCAATTTTGGAAGATCCTTACTAGGTGGCTACTGTTCGTCTTATGTCCCTGACTTTGTTTTGCAAGGAATAGGAAGTGATGAAAAGCTGAGGCACTGTTTGGTGTCAGATTTGTCTCATGCTGTGCAGGTAATTAAGCTATATTTGGTAAATTTATTTGTCACAGTAGggaaaggcaaatatttttgaatgtaCAAACCTGTTAGAAGTGGAATTATTTACTGTCGCAGCTCTCTTCAGATTTCTCCAGTCCCAGGTCACccaattttttctcttctctcaatTAATGTATCTGAAAAATGTGGTTATTTCAATGCAAATCTGGAGCACAAAAACTTGGACTCCCACTGAAGCCAGCTGAGAGGATCTCTGTGCTAAGCTGTAGCAAAATCATCATCTCCTGCAGACATGGCAGCCTGCTGATGGTTGCATGCCCACAGGATGGAATGATGTTAAACAAGACCAAATGCTGAGGTTGCTGTGCATCTCTTCGTGGGCACAGTCCTCCTGCAGTGGTTGTGCAGAAGCTCCCTtggctccctcctctctccGTGCACGTCTAACCAGCATGCTGCTGCTTGTGGGGCAGAACATGTTCTCTGCGGTGAAGCCATCGGGAATGCTTACTATTTTGGGCACATTGCTCCTTTTTTAGGATTGTAGTCAAAGTGTTGGATAGTGCCGGCTTCAttggaaaaggagaaaccaTTATTAAGATAATTGTCCTAAGGGGACTCACGCTTGTCATGTGTGCTGGAAAACATCTCTGCTCCACAGAAGCTTTTCCCTAGATGAACTGGGGCATGACTGGGAAGCATGGTCTTTCCTACCCCTTTTATAGTCACCAGGAGAGGAGTGGAAAGCCGGCTGTCGCTGAAAAGCATGATTCTGCTCCCCTCTAAGTTTATTCCCAAGGGAATGGGGAAAGACCCCACACACAGGCTGGTGAGCGGGCAGTCTGCTTCTCTGAGCGCTCCCCTGGGAGACTCCGAAACGTCCCCTTCTTCCACACCTCTCCAGTTAATGACGTGCATCGCACCTGCAGCCGTTCCCCACGTTACTGTCCCCTTTCCTTGTGCCAGCCCCGTGGGCCGTGGTGGGGGTGTTTACTCCCTGCGTGGCTGTTCTAGGTGCTGTTTTAAGCCATTGTGGTTTAGGCCGAATGATTAAGGCATTTGTGAAGTGTAATTGAACTTCAGGCAACAGAGGCAGCAGTGTGAGGTGGCCGCTGCTGTGAAACTAATGTGTGTGAAATATAACCTAGTTGTGGTATGTGTCCATCAGGAGATTTATATTTCAATTGCAGAAGTCAAAGATTGAGAGGATACGAAAGGACCAAGCAAGATTTTATATGCTTATCTTCAAGTAAAATAGTAACTGCATCCTAGCCCCGTATGAAGTCCCTGTGGGACTGTTTGGAAGGAGATGCTTCCTAACAGTCCAGCCCCAAAAATGTATTGGGGAAGGACAATGGGGTTCCAAATACTCCCTTTTTAAAACCTCCATGGCTTTAGAGAGGTGAAATGCTACTTGGAAGGAATGGAGGAGCTGGGCGCAGGCTTGGTGCCTGACTCCCTCTGCTGGCCCTCCCATAAATGGAAACCAGTGACAACTGGGAATAAAACCGACCTCGTTAACACAGCCATGTTGAACAGCAAGTTGGATTTTTGGTACTTTAAGTTTTAGGGgtttaaaatgtactttagATATGTCAGAACTCTTTGTATCAAATATCAAAAGATGTAATTGTCAGCCAGTGACACACTTTCAAGCctggaagaaaatgtaaaatagtGACTATTATTCTAAGACTGTGCCTTGCTTACaataaagctgtttttaatAGATGGAATGCAATGTTAGCACATTACTGTATTTTAGATGAAGTAGTGTCTGGGATGCTATCGCTGCTATTGAGGATGGCGATGTTTTGTGAAAAGACTGTTGTCATTTGTCATTCTCAGGGTTCTGctattcattttttgtttctagcATCCTGTTCTGGATGAACCGATTGCAGAAGCCGTCTGCATTATTGCAGACACGGACAAATGGACGGTGCAAGTGGCCAGTAGCCAGAGACGAATGATTGATAATAAGCTGGGAAAAGAAGTGTTAGTCTCAAGTCTCGTCTCCAACCTGCTTCATTCCACCCTTCAGCTTTACAAGCATAATTTATCTCCAAACTTTGTAAGTATGATTGACAGTTGAGAGGgggatgtttttttaaaacatcctttCACTTCATAGGTTAAAGAGTGTGTAAGGTTTTGCCTAGTGTATTTATCTGTAGCCACAATTCTAGTAGCCAGTGCATCCCCTGACGTAGCTGTCGGAGCTGTCCATTTAAACGCTGCTCTGTGATTAAGACAGCTGTCTTATTAATTCTGATTTAACATGCAATCAAAGGCTTCTGCTCAAAAGTAAGAGTCTTGCCAGTGAATGTCTTACTAATTATTCACCTAGACACAGCCACGGAAAAGGCAATAGACGTATGGGGTCTGTGCTGTTTCGCTCTGAGGCTGGATGCGGTTTGGATATAGCGCCGTCTTTTCCCTGACACAACTCCCTTTGCTTTCTAGTGTGTTATGCACCTGGAAGATCGGCTGCAGGAGCTCTACTTCAAAAGCAAGATGCTGTCCGAGTATCTCAAGGGCCAGATGAGAGTTCACGTCAAGGAGCTGGGCGTGGTGCTGGGGTACGATCACAAACTTCCTCCGAGCAGTGCTGCCCTGGGTTTCCTGGTGCCAAATCCTCCGCCTGGGCTTGTTCTAAGCACAGCGAAATGGATTCCTAAATG from Buteo buteo chromosome 24, bButBut1.hap1.1, whole genome shotgun sequence encodes the following:
- the FNIP1 gene encoding folliculin-interacting protein 1 isoform X1 — its product is MPPTLFQKLFNKKHGLISPARDARDDCVFSWPLPEFDPSQIRLIVYQDCERRGRNVLFDSSAKRKIEDVSVSKLCSDAQVRVFGKCCQLKPGGDSSSSLDSSINSSSSFSDPKEQCPKYQGSRCSSDANMLGEMMFGSVAMSYKGSTLKIHQIRSPPQLMLSKVFTARTGSSIYGSLNTLQDSLEFINQDSNTLKPDHSTIMNGLLGNIGLSQLCSPRRAFSEQGPLRLIRSASFFAVHSNPMDMPGREQNEDRDSGIARSASLSSLLITPFPSPGSSFNKSCASSYQRRWRRSQTTSLENGVFPRWSMDESFNLSDDSSGPSPGIVRKKKIAIGVIFSLSRDEDENNKFNEFFFSHFPLFESHMNKLKSAIEQAMKMSRRSADASQRSLAYNRIVDALNEFRTTICNLYTMPRIGEPVWLTMMSGTPEKNQLCHRFMKEFTFLMENASKNQFLPALLTAVLTNHLAWVPTVMPNGQPPIRIFLEKHSSQSVDMLAKTHPYNPLWAQLGDLYGAIGSPVRLAKTVVVGKRHDLVQRLLYFLTYFIRCSELQETHLLENGEDEAIVMPGTVITTTLEKGEVEESEYVLVTMHKNRGNLLPTESEEMRTPNCNCKYCKCPISLAQNIEGVSQQEREDAQNTPKVELESSSDENRTIVPDDCQEDVVDAKQPRPCLDTKLETVVCTGSASPEKRVVTESGLEPTGNMWRSEESLESGNQAVSVTRSPGIAVEKKPPDKLFCDAFPCSAAEAQTKVTFLIGDSMSPDSDIELRSQAVVEQIARHHSPPATEEGVSADQNCEAKQTVEDQNRDCGTAEPFPQVASEHQSWNPNPYNAESMSLFDEYFTDDSSIETRTIDDIPGQAATDLLAHNSSLEFSKKLCTKTSKPPSEFCKFMDSVRQETYKNCFNEQDQREKISIRVPHGDRENVEKKVAPGIDWDIPRNESSDSALGDSESEDTGHDLTRPSSNYYGAEQEDWAEEYEIPFPGSKLVEVNSVQPSIANFGRSLLGGYCSSYVPDFVLQGIGSDEKLRHCLVSDLSHAVQHPVLDEPIAEAVCIIADTDKWTVQVASSQRRMIDNKLGKEVLVSSLVSNLLHSTLQLYKHNLSPNFCVMHLEDRLQELYFKSKMLSEYLKGQMRVHVKELGVVLGIESSDLPLLAAVASTHSPYVAQILL
- the FNIP1 gene encoding folliculin-interacting protein 1 isoform X6 encodes the protein MLGEMMFGSVAMSYKGSTLKIHQIRSPPQLMLSKVFTARTGSSIYGSLNTLQDSLEFINQDSNTLKPDHSTIMNGLLGNIGLSQLCSPRRAFSEQGPLRLIRSASFFAVHSNPMDMPGREQNEDRDSGIARSASLSSLLITPFPSPGSSFNKSCASSYQRRWRRSQTTSLENGVFPRWSMDESFNLSDDSSGPSPGIVRKKKIAIGVIFSLSRDEDENNKFNEFFFSHFPLFESHMNKLKSAIEQAMKMSRRSADASQRSLAYNRIVDALNEFRTTICNLYTMPRIGEPVWLTMMSGTPEKNQLCHRFMKEFTFLMENASKNQFLPALLTAVLTNHLAWVPTVMPNGQPPIRIFLEKHSSQSVDMLAKTHPYNPLWAQLGDLYGAIGSPVRLAKTVVVGKRHDLVQRLLYFLTYFIRCSELQETHLLENGEDEAIVMPGTVITTTLEKGEVEESEYVLVTMHKNRGNLLPTESEEMRTPNCNCKYCKCPISLAQNIEGVSQQEREDAQNTPKVELESSSDENRTIVPDDCQEDVVDAKQPRPCLDTKLETVVCTGSASPEKRVVTESGLEPTGNMWRSEESLESGNQAVSVTRSPGIAVEKKPPDKLFCDAFPCSAAEAQTKVTFLIGDSMSPDSDIELRSQAVVEQIARHHSPPATEEGVSADQNCEAKQTVEDQNRDCGTAEPFPQVASEHQSWNPNPYNAESMSLFDEYFTDDSSIETRTIDDIPGQAATDLLAHNSSLEFSKKLCTKTSKPPSEFCKFMDSVRQETYKNCFNEQDQREKISIRVPHGDRENVEKKVAPGIDWDIPRNESSDSALGDSESEDTGHDLTRPSSNYYGAEQEDWAEEYEIPFPGSKLVEVNSVQPSIANFGRSLLGGYCSSYVPDFVLQGIGSDEKLRHCLVSDLSHAVQHPVLDEPIAEAVCIIADTDKWTVQVASSQRRMIDNKLGKEVLVSSLVSNLLHSTLQLYKHNLSPNFCVMHLEDRLQELYFKSKMLSEYLKGQMRVHVKELGVVLGIESSDLPLLAAVASTHSPYVAQILL